The Acinonyx jubatus isolate Ajub_Pintada_27869175 chromosome D2, VMU_Ajub_asm_v1.0, whole genome shotgun sequence genome contains a region encoding:
- the LOC113600160 gene encoding LOW QUALITY PROTEIN: dynein light chain 1, cytoplasmic-like (The sequence of the model RefSeq protein was modified relative to this genomic sequence to represent the inferred CDS: substituted 3 bases at 3 genomic stop codons), with protein MLEEMKQDSVRYAPETLEKYDIEKGIVAHIKKYGYXEIVXXEFNPTWHYIVGRNFGSYLTHETQYFIYFYQGQIVFLKTG; from the coding sequence ATGTTGGAGGAGATGAAACAGGACTCTGTGAGGTATGCTCCTGAGACACTGGAGAAATATGATATAGAGAAGGGCATTGTGGCCCATATTAAGAAATATGGCTATTAAGAAATAGTGTAATAAGAATTCAACCCCACCTGGCACTACATTGTTGGGAGGAACTTTGGTAGTTACCTCACCCATGAAACCCAATACTTCATCTACTTCTATCAAGGCCAAATAGTCTTTCTTAAAACTGGTTAA